The sequence tgctgggaattgaactcactgggagagcaggcagtgctcttaacctctgagccaactctccaaccccgagttattactttttttaatttattttttatttatacattccATTTACAACCTGGTcgtagccccttccttcctctcatccTAGTCCCAACTTCCTACGCTCTTACTCCTATaactctcccctcttcctcagaaaaggggcctCCACTGCCCCCACCAACCCACTCCAGCACAAGTCACATTAGGGCTGAGCTCATCCTCAACCACTGATACCAGGCAAGGCTGCCTGCAAAAAActcaagtccaattggatcaaagacctcaatgtaaaattAGATACACTACATCTATTAGAAGAGAGTGGAGGtcaaccttgaactcattggcacaggaaggAGATAACTTCCTAAATACAATATATCAGTTATTTCCAGGAGGATGATGCTCCCAAAGAGTTCCCATTTGACTCAACCTCTTGGAAGTCCCACCAACTCTGCATCACACTGAAGACCACATTTCCTGCACAAGATCTAGATGGGGATTCCTGTCTGTCATATCCATCTGCTATTCAAAAGGAACTGTTTATGgcactggagagatagctcactggttaagagaccatacttctcttccaaaggagccaggttcaatttctagcacctgTAGGAAGTGTATTatgcctataacttcagctccaggggcatCTGACAACTCGGGCCTCCTAGCACACTGGCACTGACATGCGCAGacccacacacgtacacaaaatcactaacaataaaataattaaaaacccaAACTAACATCAGAAGGAACTGTTTTAAAATTGGAAAAGGAACTGCTCAGAATTGAAAACTTTACTTCTTGGGCGTAAGAGAGAGCATGACATAATTCCTTTGGTATAAGAAGACACCCCATTTCTTCTTGATATAGCCGCTGATGATAGACTTTATCATTTATGGGTAAAGACAGCTCTAGATTTACCCAGAATTCCCCTGTGAACACAGAACCTTGCAATGGTCCTCAACGAATCAGACAGTAAGTGGAATGCCTTATTTATTTGCATTGTGATTTTATTAAAACAACTTGCAGATAAAAAACCACACACTGAACTTAACCACATCCAAACTACATATCTGTCAGTTAGCTTCTCTTCTTCTGAAGCTGTGGAGCTTCCCGCCAGAAAAATTTATTAGGATGTAATTCCTTACACATTTTCAAAACATCAGGTATAGTTAAGTTTACACATGTAACTTAATTTTATGGCGAAACAGATTTTGTTGAAGGGGAAAATatgagttaacattttctttcatttttctcaattTCTCAACATTGGATATATTGCTAGGTTCTTCCACAATTCAAATTAAATTCATATTCTTCAGTTATCACAACATAAGATGGGAGCTTTTGTTATATAAAATGACAAAagatggccaggtgtggtggcacaataTTTAATACTcaagaagaagaagcaggcagatatctgtgatttcaagcccagcttggtctacatagagaatttCAGCCTAGATAGGGCTATATAGTGTAACCCTACTTCAGAAAGTAATCAATGTGTTATCAATGCCATTTACAGACTTAGAACACGAAGCCCATGAAATCCTCCAATTAAGAGGAAcaaactttgaaaaaaataattccaaaaaaatagttatttactTCCAAGTTCTAGTGCCACCACATTCAGAAGCTTCCTGCATGAAGTCTCAGACTCTTCACTGTGTCTGAAGTCAGCAGTTAGTGTTGTAAGTGGTAAAGGGGTGGTGGCACTAGAACTTGTGTTGGACATGGCACTATGCCATTTGTGGTGGCAATTCTAAACAAAATTCCCTGTTCTCTCAAAGCTTCCTGAACACAGGGGTGGGAAGGAGCTGGAATCACTTAGGTCATACTGTTGACCCAAACCAAATACTCTAAGACATCTATAATTCTGGCTTCAGCCTGGGCCCTTGGGCCCCACAGGAACTCGTGGTGAGGGGGATCACTGTCAGGCACCAGATTGTATTGCAGATACCCCTCCTGCACAAAATTTTCAGTGAAAAGCTCCTTGGCATTCCCAGCTACGTAGTGATTTTCCACAGAAGTTACTCCCATCCTATTGAGTGCTCGCCAGATCACGTCCTCATGGACACGGTCGCCATGCATGCAGATGACACCTAGGGCAATTATTAGGAGGCCTGTCTTAGGCATGCCCTGGACATCAGTAAGCATGCCGTCATAGGTGATCCCCAGGGCTATGGCAATGGAATAGGTATGGACAACAGGGTCCACTTCTATCACATCAAGGCCAAAGACTATCTTCAAACCCACAGTGGCCTCATTAAAGATCCTATCGTAATGCGGCTCATCATCTTTGATAATATTTTCTACAATCTCTGCCTTGTTGGTCAGCTCCTTCATTCTGTACTTGAAGAGCAGGAACTGCACCACACCACCCACCTTTGCAATTAGTGCATGCTGCAACTGAATGGGCTCCTCCTCTCTTTGGTAGCCAGGGGCCTCATCAGATGGGGATATTGGAATGGCAGCCATGACATTGGGAGGAGACGGAGCTCTCTGAGGACTCTGGTGAATTGGTATTCCACCAGCGGGCTTCTTCCTGGGAAGGGTTGGGCTACTGAAAGAGGAGGAGTTATTGTCAGTGGACTCTCCCCACTCAGCCATCAggcccttttcttctctttgggcCTGAGATTCTCCCTGAAACTGGAAACACTGCCTCTTCTGACCATGAGACATGCTGACGTTCCTTGCAGcttgaaggcaggaggatggacAGGATCACAGTGATACGGACTCAGACCTGGGGCAAGAAGAGGCAGTGTGAGAATACATTGCTGACAGTTGAAACCTGTCAAAATAGTCAAAATAGTTTTTCTCTCGGGTGGTTCCGTATGGCAACAGGGGAACCCAACTGCCTGTCAGTCCTATTACTTTTGAGACTGAGGGAAGTAgtgagaaatgtctccagagcacagctATGTTTACAGAGCTTGACATTTCAGTGGTGCTGGGAACTATGGAGTCCCTGTGTTCTGGGGTGGATGGGAGCCTTGGTACCTCCCTCTCACTCTTGACTGCTTGGTCTGACCCCATGTCTGACCTCAGGATCCGTCCCTAGACTAAGCCCTTCATTTCTGGCCCCTGGAGCTCCTGTAAGAGCTGCCGAGGCATCCCAGAGCTTCAGACTCTGAGAACACCATGTATCCGGCTCCCATAGGAAAGGAGAGCTGGACTCTGGGGCACACTTCTGTTGTCTCCTGTGATACCTTCTGCAGTCACGCTGAGCTCTCAACTTTGCACTGTCAGGACCTACACCCACCCCTCTGCCATCCTGCGGCCCAAGTCCTTGCAATGGAAGTCCACAGCTCTGGGCTGGAAAAAGGGAGTGAGGCAGCCTTACATCTGGCTAAACTTGCCTGGGGTGATGGGAAGAGGTAACACACTTCCCTAAAGTCCTTGTGTATTGGGAGGTGGAGCCTGTCTCATACTTACCTTGATAAATGGCAAGGACTGAACTGCTTCCCCTGAGAAACGGAACTCACCCTCCTTAATGTGGAGGCTTATTTctgtgaggaggaagaagaggtaaGTGAGGGGAGGGAATGTGTCCCACATCCAACAGAAGGGCTGGGTCCCGTGTGTTTACATGATGGGAGTCTCTCTGTCCTCACCTTGAGTCCTGACACAACTCCGAGGTTTTTGGTGCTTGAGTCAAGATCTGCTTGATGAGGCCTTCAGCTCTCTGAGATGAACAACCTAGAAACAGATAAAGGGCTTAGTCTGATGGCCCTGACCCAAAGTCTGCTGAGGCAGATAGAGGATGTTGGTCTTCATTTGAACAAAGCCCACCCCTATTATGGTGAAGGCCATTAAGAGCTGCGGTTAGGTTTTACTATTAGGACCGGGGCTTCCTCAGTACATCCTCATGATCTCACCACGTCCCTTCACAGAGCTTGCCCCTCAAAAATGTTCCGTAAACTGAGTGCAGTCTAAGTACACAGGAGGCCGAGGAGAGGCTCACCTGGTCTCgacagagtttcaggacagcttggactacataatgaggatcatctcaaaacaaaaccaaataaaccaaccaaaccaaagagcctgtctcaaaaagtcaaaACAATCAAAACGACAATATCTCTGAAATACATACGCACAAACAACCATAAGTTCACTGGCACACACCTacccataaataaaaacaaaaacaaacctaacagcaaaaaagagaaaaacaataactCTGATTCTCTACTGAGGAGGAAGTGACTTTGAGGAGGTGGAGGTTACCACTGGattctgtgggggaggggctgttcCCCTGTCAGGTCTGGGGCTTTGTCAGTCCCATAGCCTTAACATGTCTCCTCGTGTATCCCAGCCCTCagaaaaatgtttcttaaatagtgcgtggtggcacatgcctgcagtaCCAACATTAAGGAGGTTGGGGCAGACTGTACTGCAAGGTCAATCTGTACAACTTTTGGGACACTCTGGGCTAGGTAAAGGGGATCCTGTTCTAAAACAAAaccagggactgaagagatggatcACTGGAGCACCTGCTGGTTTTATAGGGCACTGGAGCTTGGTTCTTAGCCCCCACTTTGGCTGGCTCACAACTCGGAGCTCTGGAGAATCCAGTGCCTGCTTCTGGCCTCGACCTCGAATTCACTAGCTCCATCACTGAAAACACactcaaatacacaaataaaagtaaaataaacgtaaccttccctccctccccacaaaaaccccaaccaaccaaccaacaacaaaactaaaacaaaaaatcataGGGACGAGAAGGTGAGGGCTCTGGAACTCTTCTGAGGAGGAAGAGACTGGAGAGAGGCTTCTTGCTTATTATGTGGGAGGCCCTCTCTCAGGCGGCTGCGTCCCTCTTCTGAGTCTCAGCTTGTTTCCTCATAGAGCTTCAGCTCTTTCCGCTCGGCCCACCTCATAAGGTGGTTCTGAATGTCAGAGTCCACGGAGGCCAGCTTCCTAAAGTTTGCAGTCTAACCAGGAATCAAGTAGCGTTATATGCTGACTAACTCTCTTGGGTAGCGCTTCCAGAGTCCACCCTCAGCTTTCCAACCAACCCCTCAGAGAATTGGAACCTTCTCCATTCAAAATGGCTCCCCAGCGGGACGTGCTCCATCACATTTACGTTCGTGGCCCCGGCGAGGCTGAAAACCTATtgccaagtttgaggccagcgcgGACTGCACAataagagcctgtctcaatcagtgaaaccaaccaccaaccaagaGAAGCACAGCCGTCGGCCCTCACCCTGACGGCTTGGCCACGGAGGACAGGAAGACGGCTAATTCCTACCACTCACGCCAGGGTCGGCTGTGGCGGTTGGGAACACAGATTACAGCAGTAGTGGACATGACAGCGGTGCCTTCGAATTATCTGGGGGTCCTTTGTCGAGGCTGGGGCTCTCCCACTCCACCCTCAAGGTCTTACCCACTCGCTTCAAAgctcctctgtcttctcctgcttcagacaGCCGTGGATCTGGACTCAGGCTCCCAGAATGCAGCGAGGCAGAAGGCACGAACAGAGTGCTTCCCTCTGACCTGGGGGCGTGTTAGCGTGGAGCACAAAGCATGCTGAGTGCAGATGGGCTACTTGGAGAACTTGCATGAGGACTGCCGTTTCCTCAACTTACCGTCAGGGTCTCGGGTTTTCTCACAGACCTTGGTTCCATTTCTTCTCAGTGGACCTCGGAAAAAGGCTCTAGGCAGGTGGTGGAAGCAGAAGGATAAGAATactaattattattactattattatcattattatttcgTGTGAAGTAGTTCCGCTTTGATTACAGGCTAACCACAGAGGAACACGTGTATTATTTTGGACTCCTCTAACCAGACTgaggctttaaaaaaatgattctcTCAGCTCATAAAATACATCCCCGCGTGCAGTTTACCCATCTTCCAGTCCTCAGAGTTCCCACCTCCCCTGTCCCACAGATCTATCCCTTCGATTTTTCTTCAGAAATGATCAGGCCTCCCGGAGTGAGACTTTCCTGGTGTGCCTTGACTCCTAAATGCTCAGGCTCTCTCTGCTCTGCCGGTCTGAAATGGGGACGTCAGATAAGGTTCTCAACACCCGGCCCATCCCTTAACTCTCCCAGAGTAAATTTAGTGGATGTTGCATTCCATAACTCACACTAAGGGCAGAGCCTGACTCTCTAGAGGCCAATGGTCCTTCCCGTGATGCTAGACAGTGTCTGAGCCTGTTTTTGTCTGGGAGTGTGCTCAGAGGTCACAACAGGGATAAAACTGGGTTTCCTCTG is a genomic window of Meriones unguiculatus strain TT.TT164.6M chromosome X unlocalized genomic scaffold, Bangor_MerUng_6.1 ChrX_unordered_Scaffold_30, whole genome shotgun sequence containing:
- the LOC132651522 gene encoding melanoma-associated antigen 10-like, with protein sequence MSHGQKRQCFQFQGESQAQREEKGLMAEWGESTDNNSSSFSSPTLPRKKPAGGIPIHQSPQRAPSPPNVMAAIPISPSDEAPGYQREEEPIQLQHALIAKVGGVVQFLLFKYRMKELTNKAEIVENIIKDDEPHYDRIFNEATVGLKIVFGLDVIEVDPVVHTYSIAIALGITYDGMLTDVQGMPKTGLLIIALGVICMHGDRVHEDVIWRALNRMGVTSVENHYVAGNAKELFTENFVQEGYLQYNLVPDSDPPHHEFLWGPRAQAEARIIDVLEYLVWVNSMT